In Brassica rapa cultivar Chiifu-401-42 chromosome A06, CAAS_Brap_v3.01, whole genome shotgun sequence, a single window of DNA contains:
- the LOC103827906 gene encoding berberine bridge enzyme-like 24, which produces MLLIAEMRLSKSPPSISYISFLALYIFSYTITPVSSNYLQEDFVKCLHRNTHVNFPLEKTFFTPEKNASTFINVLEATAQNYRFLTKATPKPTFIFKPVHESHVQASVICSKKLGIHLRVRSGGHDFEAVSYVSQIETPFVLLDLSKLRQINVDIEENSAWVQAGATLGEVYYRIAEKSKIHGFPAGLCSTVGVGGYITGGGYGALMRKYGLAADNVLDAKIVDAHGKLLDRSSMGEDMFWAIRGGGGGSFGIILAWKLKLVPVPETLTIFSVTKTLEQDPDLKTLSKWQHIADKLVEELFIRVVIRASGNNTAAASYRGQFLGDQGTLIGIMKKAFPELGLTEKDCTEMRWIESVIFNGEFPSGTPIDALIQVKSPLVNPSFKSKGDIVKKPIPALALKGIFKRMVQQEPGTFVAFTPYGGMMAKISEYEIPFPHRSGTLFKILYNSNTGTRPSRQLNWIRELYSFMTPYVSSNPRQSYVNYRDLDLGQNTKNTTSNFKNAQIWGATYFKGNFERLVRIKSKVDPGNIFRHEQSIPTLPVQS; this is translated from the exons ATGCTTTTGATTGCAGAGATGAGACTTTCAAAATCACCCCCTTCGATTTCCTATATATCGTTTTTAGCCCTGTATATTTTTTCCTACACAATAACACCAGTTTCTTCAAACTACCTACAAGAAGACTTCGTCAAGTGTCTCCATAGAAACACACATGTTAATTTTCCACTCGAGAAAACGTTCTTCACTCCTGAAAAAAACGCCTCAACctttatcaatgttcttgaaGCGACGGCTCAGAATTACCGATTCTTGACCAAGGCAACACCCAAACCAACTTTCATATTTAAACCGGTTCATGAATCTCATGTCCAAGCTTCAGTCATATGTTCAAAGAAACTTGGAATTCATCTCCGTGTTAGAAGCGGCGGTCACGATTTTGAAGCCGTGTCTTATGTTTCACAGATAGAAACACCATTTGTATTGCTTGATTTGTCGAAGTTGAGACAGATCAATGTTGATATTGAAGAAAATAGTGCTTGGGTTCAAGCTGGTGCTACACTTGGTGAGGTTTACTACAG AATTGCAGAGAAGAGCAAGATCCATGGATTCCCAGCAGGTTTGTGCTCAACCGTAGGCGTAGGTGGATACATAACAGGAGGTGGATATGGTGCCTTGATGAGGAAGTATGGTCTTGCTGCTGATAATGTTCTAGACGCAAAGATAGTTGATGCACACGGTAAATTACTCGACAGAAGCTCGATGGGTGAGGATATGTTTTGGGCGATTAGAGGAGGCGGTGGAGGGAGTTTTGGGATAATTCTAGCATGGAAGCTCAAGCTTGTTCCTGTTCCTGAAACCCTAACCATCTTCAGCGTTACCAAAACATTAGAACAAGACCCTGACCTCAAGACTCTTTCTAAGTGGCAACATATTGCAGACAAGCTTGTTGAAGAGCTCTTCATACGAGTGGTAATCAGAGCCAGTGGAAACAATACAGCGGCAGCATCGTACAGAGGTCAGTTTCTTGGTGACCAAGGCACTTTGATTGGGATCATGAAGAAGGCTTTTCCGGAGCTAGGGCTAACTGAGAAGGATTGTACCGAAATGAGATGGATTGAATCCGTTATTTTCAATGGTGAATTTCCAAGTGGTACTCCTATTGACGCATTGATTCAAGTGAAGTCACCTTTAGTGAATCCGTCCTTCAAATCAAAGGGAGATATCGTGAAGAAACCTATCCCTGCTTTAGCTCTGAAAGGCATTTTCAAGAGAATGGTTCAACAAGAGCCTGGTACATTTGTTGCTTTTACTCCTTACGGTGGAATGATGGCTAAAATCTCTGAATATGAGATCCCTTTCCCGCATAGAAGCGGAACCCTCTTCAAGATTCTCTATAATTCAAACACTGGGACGAGACCGAGCAGACAACTTAACTGGATCAGAGAGCTGTACAGTTTCATGACGCCTTATGTCTCAAGCAATCCAAGACAATCTTACGTGAACTACAGAGACCTAGACCTGGGACAGAACACGAAAAACACGACATCTAACTTCAAAAATGCTCAGATATGGGGAGCTACGTACTTCAAAGGAAATTTCGAAAGATTGGTGAGGATTAAATCAAAGGTTGATCCAGGTAACATCTTCAGACACGAACAGAGCATCCCAACTCTGCCCGTTCAAAGCTAA
- the LOC103827905 gene encoding protein prenyltransferase alpha subunit repeat-containing protein 1 isoform X3, with protein sequence MRQGSSCSEEVCFDLLNQFEHLLESDPLIDEVGFIHPSQFTLLDKESGSVADGSSTSFWNQDHKLGISTDILIQLCKDAKHAFLSAFKEYKCLETASTSAKDISSGIPSCSLESRVMKHSQALLLLSSDFGTAWNARKLILSKQDQPLEAFTEELRLSRLLLSNSPKSEPTWSHRRWIIKMLSRRFSASQEIITKESELVESIGEVYISLCALYIMKRSKMNYRAWYHRCWLVSYMTTEQVLQELKNSKRWAGLHVADSSCFHYRRRLMLRVLETHNVEGSNAYDKTEAHKIWKEELDWNKELVARYLGREALWLHRRFLSLTWIMHFGRNQSSETGQRMVMNEEIVTFIDKEIHLLESSMTVPDTKFEDFQAQALHAAVYMLWLTKVKCSRDVENA encoded by the exons ATGAGACAAGGGTCTTCATGCTCTGAAGAAGTCTGCTTCGACTTGTTGAATCAGTTCGAGCATCTTCTTGAATCTGACCCTCTCAT TGATGAAGTTGGGTTTATTCACCCCTCACAGTTCACACTGCTGGATAAAGAATCAGGATCCGTTGCTGACGGAAGCTCAACAAGTTTCTGGAATCAAGATCATAAACTGGGAATATCAACTGACATACTTATCCAATTATGTAAAGATGCAAAACATGCCTTCCTGTCTGCATTTAAGGAGTACAAATGCCTTGAAACCGCATCTACTTCTGCCAAAGATATCTCGTCTGGGATCCCTTCTTGTTCCCTTGAGAGCAGAGTCATGAAACATAGCCAAGCTCTGTTGCTGTTAAGCTCAGACTTTGGAACTGCATGGAACGCCAG GAAGTTGATCTTGTCCAAACAAGATCAACCCTTGGAGGCATTCACGGAAGAACTTCGTCTTTCTAGGCTCCTTCTTTCTAACTCTCCAAAGAGTGAGCCAACATGGAGTCACAG aaGATGGATAATTAAGATGCTTTCCCGGAGGTTTTCAGCATCACAAGAGATTATCACCAAAGAGTCTGAGCTAGTGGAATCAATAGGCGAGGTTTATATCAGTTTGTGTGCTTTATATATAATGAAG AGATCAAAGATGAACTACCGTGCATGGTATCACCGCTGCTGGTTGGTTTCCTACATGACAACAGAGCAG GTGCTACAAGAGTTGAAAAATTCTAAAAGGTGGGCAGGGCTGCATGTAGCCGATAGTTCTTGCTTTCATTACCGCAGA CGGCTGATGCTCAGGGTTTTGGAGACACATAATGTGGAAGGAAGCAACGCTTATGATAAAACTGAGGCACATAAGATCTGGAAG GAAGAGCTTGATTGGAACAAAGAGTTGGTGGCACGTTACTTGGGCCGAGAG GCACTATGGCTTCACCGGCGATTCCTCTCTCTTACTTGGATAATGCATTTCGGACGCAACCAGTCATCTGAAACCGGACAGCGCATGGTCATGAATGAAGAAATTGTCACCTTCATTGATAAAGAGATCCATCTTCTAGAATCTTCTATGACCGTTCCAGATACCAAGTTTGAAGATTTTCAAGCTCAAGCATTGCATGCTGCTGTCTACATGCTATGGCTGACAAAAGTAA AATGTTCCAGAGATGTGGAGAATGCTTGA
- the LOC103827905 gene encoding uncharacterized protein LOC103827905 isoform X1, giving the protein MRQGSSCSEEVCFDLLNQFEHLLESDPLIDEVGFIHPSQFTLLDKESGSVADGSSTSFWNQDHKLGISTDILIQLCKDAKHAFLSAFKEYKCLETASTSAKDISSGIPSCSLESRVMKHSQALLLLSSDFGTAWNARKLILSKQDQPLEAFTEELRLSRLLLSNSPKSEPTWSHRRWIIKMLSRRFSASQEIITKESELVESIGEVYISLCALYIMKRSKMNYRAWYHRCWLVSYMTTEQVLQELKNSKRWAGLHVADSSCFHYRRRLMLRVLETHNVEGSNAYDKTEAHKIWKEELDWNKELVARYLGREALWLHRRFLSLTWIMHFGRNQSSETGQRMVMNEEIVTFIDKEIHLLESSMTVPDTKFEDFQAQALHAAVYMLWLTKNVPEMWRMLEEKLGTEKIKCILNTVAQERPSSLLHQLDIFAADLEY; this is encoded by the exons ATGAGACAAGGGTCTTCATGCTCTGAAGAAGTCTGCTTCGACTTGTTGAATCAGTTCGAGCATCTTCTTGAATCTGACCCTCTCAT TGATGAAGTTGGGTTTATTCACCCCTCACAGTTCACACTGCTGGATAAAGAATCAGGATCCGTTGCTGACGGAAGCTCAACAAGTTTCTGGAATCAAGATCATAAACTGGGAATATCAACTGACATACTTATCCAATTATGTAAAGATGCAAAACATGCCTTCCTGTCTGCATTTAAGGAGTACAAATGCCTTGAAACCGCATCTACTTCTGCCAAAGATATCTCGTCTGGGATCCCTTCTTGTTCCCTTGAGAGCAGAGTCATGAAACATAGCCAAGCTCTGTTGCTGTTAAGCTCAGACTTTGGAACTGCATGGAACGCCAG GAAGTTGATCTTGTCCAAACAAGATCAACCCTTGGAGGCATTCACGGAAGAACTTCGTCTTTCTAGGCTCCTTCTTTCTAACTCTCCAAAGAGTGAGCCAACATGGAGTCACAG aaGATGGATAATTAAGATGCTTTCCCGGAGGTTTTCAGCATCACAAGAGATTATCACCAAAGAGTCTGAGCTAGTGGAATCAATAGGCGAGGTTTATATCAGTTTGTGTGCTTTATATATAATGAAG AGATCAAAGATGAACTACCGTGCATGGTATCACCGCTGCTGGTTGGTTTCCTACATGACAACAGAGCAG GTGCTACAAGAGTTGAAAAATTCTAAAAGGTGGGCAGGGCTGCATGTAGCCGATAGTTCTTGCTTTCATTACCGCAGA CGGCTGATGCTCAGGGTTTTGGAGACACATAATGTGGAAGGAAGCAACGCTTATGATAAAACTGAGGCACATAAGATCTGGAAG GAAGAGCTTGATTGGAACAAAGAGTTGGTGGCACGTTACTTGGGCCGAGAG GCACTATGGCTTCACCGGCGATTCCTCTCTCTTACTTGGATAATGCATTTCGGACGCAACCAGTCATCTGAAACCGGACAGCGCATGGTCATGAATGAAGAAATTGTCACCTTCATTGATAAAGAGATCCATCTTCTAGAATCTTCTATGACCGTTCCAGATACCAAGTTTGAAGATTTTCAAGCTCAAGCATTGCATGCTGCTGTCTACATGCTATGGCTGACAAAA AATGTTCCAGAGATGTGGAGAATGCTTGAGGAGAAGCTTGGAACAGAGAAAATCAAGTGTATACTGAACACAGTTGCTCAAGAGAGACCCTCCTCGCTTTTGCACCAACTAGATATTTTTGCAGCTGATCTTGAGTATTGA
- the LOC103827905 gene encoding uncharacterized protein LOC103827905 isoform X2 — MRQGSSCSEEVCFDLLNQFEHLLESDPLIDEVGFIHPSQFTLLDKESGSVADGSSTSFWNQDHKLGISTDILIQLCKDAKHAFLSAFKEYKCLETASTSAKDISSGIPSCSLESRVMKHSQALLLLSSDFGTAWNARKLILSKQDQPLEAFTEELRLSRLLLSNSPKSEPTWSHRRWIIKMLSRRFSASQEIITKESELVESIGERSKMNYRAWYHRCWLVSYMTTEQVLQELKNSKRWAGLHVADSSCFHYRRRLMLRVLETHNVEGSNAYDKTEAHKIWKEELDWNKELVARYLGREALWLHRRFLSLTWIMHFGRNQSSETGQRMVMNEEIVTFIDKEIHLLESSMTVPDTKFEDFQAQALHAAVYMLWLTKNVPEMWRMLEEKLGTEKIKCILNTVAQERPSSLLHQLDIFAADLEY; from the exons ATGAGACAAGGGTCTTCATGCTCTGAAGAAGTCTGCTTCGACTTGTTGAATCAGTTCGAGCATCTTCTTGAATCTGACCCTCTCAT TGATGAAGTTGGGTTTATTCACCCCTCACAGTTCACACTGCTGGATAAAGAATCAGGATCCGTTGCTGACGGAAGCTCAACAAGTTTCTGGAATCAAGATCATAAACTGGGAATATCAACTGACATACTTATCCAATTATGTAAAGATGCAAAACATGCCTTCCTGTCTGCATTTAAGGAGTACAAATGCCTTGAAACCGCATCTACTTCTGCCAAAGATATCTCGTCTGGGATCCCTTCTTGTTCCCTTGAGAGCAGAGTCATGAAACATAGCCAAGCTCTGTTGCTGTTAAGCTCAGACTTTGGAACTGCATGGAACGCCAG GAAGTTGATCTTGTCCAAACAAGATCAACCCTTGGAGGCATTCACGGAAGAACTTCGTCTTTCTAGGCTCCTTCTTTCTAACTCTCCAAAGAGTGAGCCAACATGGAGTCACAG aaGATGGATAATTAAGATGCTTTCCCGGAGGTTTTCAGCATCACAAGAGATTATCACCAAAGAGTCTGAGCTAGTGGAATCAATAGGCGAG AGATCAAAGATGAACTACCGTGCATGGTATCACCGCTGCTGGTTGGTTTCCTACATGACAACAGAGCAG GTGCTACAAGAGTTGAAAAATTCTAAAAGGTGGGCAGGGCTGCATGTAGCCGATAGTTCTTGCTTTCATTACCGCAGA CGGCTGATGCTCAGGGTTTTGGAGACACATAATGTGGAAGGAAGCAACGCTTATGATAAAACTGAGGCACATAAGATCTGGAAG GAAGAGCTTGATTGGAACAAAGAGTTGGTGGCACGTTACTTGGGCCGAGAG GCACTATGGCTTCACCGGCGATTCCTCTCTCTTACTTGGATAATGCATTTCGGACGCAACCAGTCATCTGAAACCGGACAGCGCATGGTCATGAATGAAGAAATTGTCACCTTCATTGATAAAGAGATCCATCTTCTAGAATCTTCTATGACCGTTCCAGATACCAAGTTTGAAGATTTTCAAGCTCAAGCATTGCATGCTGCTGTCTACATGCTATGGCTGACAAAA AATGTTCCAGAGATGTGGAGAATGCTTGAGGAGAAGCTTGGAACAGAGAAAATCAAGTGTATACTGAACACAGTTGCTCAAGAGAGACCCTCCTCGCTTTTGCACCAACTAGATATTTTTGCAGCTGATCTTGAGTATTGA